The Pradoshia eiseniae DNA window AAATCAAGCGGGGAATTCCCGGTATAATCGCCGTCCATATTCTGGATGACAGGATTAAACGCAATGGCCGTAAATCCCATTTCCTTTATGTAATCCAGCTTGGAGATTACCCCTTTAAGGTCTCCCCCTTGATACTTGTTCAGATCATCGATGTTGACTTGATTATCATTCTCTGTGTTTCCGTTGTAAAACCTGTCAATCATCACATAATAAATGGTTTCATCCTGCCAACTCTCCGCGCTTCCTTTCCCCGGCAGAAACGGGAAGATAAGCAGCGGCACTAGCAAAATAAAGGCAAATCTTTTCAACATATTTTGTCCCCCCAAGATTATCCATACAGGATAACCTTATCCTTTCGTTCCTCCTGCCGTCAAACCAGAAACAAAATATTTTTGTAAGAATAAGAAGAGAATGGCAATTGGTACCGCGATTAAGACTGAACCAGCCGCAAACTTCGTAAACTCAGCCCCAAACTGCTTCCCAACCATTGAGTACAGTCCAACTGCAAGCGTATACTTATCACTTGAGCTAATGAGAATCTTCGCAAGGATAAAATCACCAAACGGAGCCACGAAGGAGAATAAAGCCACAACCGCAATGATTGGCTTTGCAAGCGGCATAACAATCTGGAAGAAGATTCTCAAATGGCCCGCACCATCCATCTTAGCGCTTTCATCCAAATCGCGTGGAATGGAATCCAAGTACCCTTTCATCAGCCATGTGTTCATTGGAATCTGTCCGCCGACATAAAGAAGGACTAATCCAAGATGAGTATCAATTAATCCTGTTCTCGTCGCCAGGACATAGATGGCAATAAGGGCCGCGAAGTTCGGGATCATTTGCAAAATCAAGAATGTCATCAGTCCGTTCTTCCGTCCGACAAAGCGATAGCGGGAGAAAGCATAAGCTGTGAAAGAAACCGATATGACCGTTAATATCATTGTCATTAAGCTTATCTTGATCGAATTGAAATACCAAAGCAGATAGTCACTATTCTCTAAATCAAATAATTCTTTATAGTGA harbors:
- a CDS encoding sugar ABC transporter permease, producing the protein MKSKNSRKFVRLSLSYLVIGIMFAIIIYPVLWIIGSSFNPGDSLSSSKMIPDNATLNHYKELFDLENSDYLLWYFNSIKISLMTMILTVISVSFTAYAFSRYRFVGRKNGLMTFLILQMIPNFAALIAIYVLATRTGLIDTHLGLVLLYVGGQIPMNTWLMKGYLDSIPRDLDESAKMDGAGHLRIFFQIVMPLAKPIIAVVALFSFVAPFGDFILAKILISSSDKYTLAVGLYSMVGKQFGAEFTKFAAGSVLIAVPIAILFLFLQKYFVSGLTAGGTKG